A single window of Salvelinus sp. IW2-2015 unplaced genomic scaffold, ASM291031v2 Un_scaffold1275, whole genome shotgun sequence DNA harbors:
- the LOC112070284 gene encoding A-type voltage-gated potassium channel KCND3-like, which translates to MASGVAAWLPFARAAAIGWMPVANMPMPIAPTEKNKRADELIVLNVSGRRFETWRNTLDRYPDTLLGSSEKEFFYNEETKEYFFDRDADVFRAVLNFYRTGKLHYPRSECITSYDEELSFFGIIPEIIGDCCYEEYKDRRRENQERLMDDDEDKKDAKLPNMTFRETMWRAFENPHTSTMALVFYYVTGFFIAISVLTNVVETVPCGATPNTKEVTCGDRYTVAFFCMDTACVLIFTVEYLMRLFAAPSRYRFMRSVMSIIDVVAILPYYIGLVMTDNEDVSGAFVTLRVFRVFRIFKFSRHSQGLRILGYTLKSCASELGFLLFSLTMAIIIFATVMFYAEKGSTSSKFTSIPASFWYTIVTMTTLG; encoded by the coding sequence ATGGCGTCGGGAGTAGCGGCGTGGCTGCCCTTCGCCCGCGCTGCTGCTATTGGCTGGATGCCCGTGGCKAACATGCCAATGCCCATCGCCCCCACCGAGAAGAACAAACGCGCAGACGAGCTCATCGTCCTCAATGTTAGTGGACGTCGCTTTGAAACCTGGAGGAATACGCTAGATAGATATCCTGACACCTTACTGGGCAGTTCAGAGAAAGAGTTTTTCTACAATGAGGAGACCAAAGAGTACTTTTTTGACCGAGACGCGGACGTGTTCCGTGCTGTTCTCAACTTCTATCGCACGGGCAAGCTGCATTACCCCCGCTCCGAGTGCATCACGTCCTACGACGAAGAGCTGTCCTTCTTTGGGATCATTCCTGAGATCATCGGAGACTGCTGCTACGAAGAGTACAAGGACCGTAGGCGTGAGAACCAAGAGAGACTGATGGACGATGACGAGGACAAGAAAGATGCCAAGCTTCCCAATATGACGTTCAGAGAGACCATGTGGAGGGCCTTCGAGAACCCTCACACCTCCACCATGGCCCTGGTGTTCTACTACGTCACCGGCTTCTTCATCGCCATCTCAGTCCTCACCAACGTGGTGGAGACCGTGCCTTGCGGTGCCACCCCTAACACCAAAGAGGTGACGTGCGGCGATCGCTACACAGTAGCCTTCTTCTGCATGGACACGGCCTGCGTCCTCATCTTCACAGTAGAGTACCTCATGAGACTGTTTGCTGCGCCAAGCCGCTACCGCTTCATGCGCAGCGTGATGAGCATCATCGACGTGGTAGCCATCTTGCCCTACTACATTGGCTTGGTGATGACAGACAACGAGGATGTGAGCGGGGCCTTCGTGACGCTCCGGGTCTTCCGGGTCTTCCGTATCTTCAAGTTCTCCCGCCACTCTCAAGGGCTGCGCATCCTGGGGTACACGCTGAAGAGCTGCGCCTCAGAGCTgggcttcctcctcttctccctcaccaTGGCCATTATCATCTTCGCTACCGTTATGTTCTACGCCGAGAAAGGTTCCACGTCGAGCAAGTTCACCAGCATCCCAGCCTCATTCTGGTACACCATCGTTACTATGACGACACTTGGGTAA